In Pseudomonas alcaliphila JAB1, a single window of DNA contains:
- a CDS encoding Mpo1-like protein, which yields MKTLVDHLAQYAAYHRDRRNIASHFIGIPMIVLAVAVLLSRPGFHLAGLWLAPATLVALASAWFYLRLDTRFGLLMAVLLGLCLWAGASLAVASTALWLMSGIGLFVVGWVIQFVGHYYEGRKPAFVDDVMGLVIGPLFVVAELAFLLGLRKEVEHAVVEIAGPTCIREKKALA from the coding sequence ATGAAAACCCTCGTCGATCACCTGGCGCAATATGCCGCCTACCATCGCGACCGGCGCAATATCGCCAGTCATTTCATCGGCATCCCGATGATCGTGCTGGCCGTCGCTGTGCTGCTGTCGCGGCCAGGTTTCCATCTCGCCGGCCTGTGGCTGGCGCCTGCCACGCTGGTGGCGCTGGCGTCGGCATGGTTCTACCTGCGCCTGGACACCCGTTTCGGCCTGCTCATGGCCGTACTGCTGGGGCTGTGCCTGTGGGCCGGTGCCAGCCTGGCGGTCGCTTCCACAGCCCTGTGGCTGATGTCAGGCATTGGCCTGTTCGTGGTCGGCTGGGTCATCCAGTTCGTCGGTCATTACTACGAAGGACGCAAGCCGGCCTTCGTCGATGACGTCATGGGGCTGGTGATCGGGCCGCTGTTCGTGGTCGCTGAACTGGCCTTTCTGCTCGGCCTGCGCAAGGAAGTCGAGCATGCCGTGGTGGAGATCGCCGGGCCGACCTGCATCCGCGAGAAGAAGGCGCTGGCCTGA
- a CDS encoding Crp/Fnr family transcriptional regulator has product MPDPRHYFSQLNQGHWFAALPPALSQSLLDMAQVQRLDAGQRLFRRGNKPSGLYAVVEGAVRIGAVSENGKEALLTLVEPPYWFGEISLFDGLPRTHDAFAESASTLLLLPQHDLLALLEREPQYWRDFALLMSHKLRLAFVALEDMSLLPAAPRLARRLLLIAENYGESEPRRVLHLAQERLALMLSLSRQTTNQILKELQAQGVVQLTYGEIEILDFERLRQLAS; this is encoded by the coding sequence ATGCCCGATCCCCGTCATTACTTCAGCCAGCTGAACCAGGGCCACTGGTTCGCCGCATTACCCCCAGCGCTGAGCCAGAGCCTGCTGGACATGGCCCAGGTGCAACGCCTGGATGCCGGCCAGCGGCTGTTTCGCCGTGGCAACAAACCCAGCGGGCTGTACGCGGTGGTCGAAGGTGCAGTGCGCATCGGCGCGGTCAGCGAAAACGGCAAGGAGGCATTGCTAACCCTGGTCGAGCCGCCCTACTGGTTCGGCGAAATTTCCCTGTTCGATGGCCTGCCGCGCACCCACGATGCCTTCGCCGAAAGCGCCAGCACCCTGCTACTGCTACCCCAGCACGACCTGCTCGCGCTGCTTGAACGCGAGCCGCAGTACTGGCGCGACTTCGCCCTGCTGATGAGCCACAAGCTGCGTCTGGCCTTCGTCGCTCTGGAAGACATGAGCCTGCTACCCGCCGCGCCGCGCCTGGCCCGACGCCTGCTGCTGATCGCCGAGAACTACGGTGAAAGTGAACCGCGTCGGGTGCTGCACCTGGCCCAGGAGCGGCTGGCGCTGATGCTCTCGCTGTCGCGCCAGACCACCAACCAGATTCTCAAGGAGCTGCAGGCGCAGGGCGTGGTGCAGCTCACCTATGGTGAGATCGAAATTCTCGACTTCGAGCGTCTGCGCCAGCTGGCCTCCTGA
- a CDS encoding NIPSNAP family protein — MITCYLRYIIDPYKLEAFEHYAKLWIPLVAKFGGTHHGYFLPSEGANNVALALFSFPSLAAYERYRQDSFADAECLAAFKYAEETRCVISYERSFMRPVLG; from the coding sequence ATGATCACCTGTTATCTGCGCTATATCATCGACCCGTACAAGCTCGAAGCCTTCGAGCATTACGCCAAGTTGTGGATTCCCCTGGTGGCGAAGTTCGGTGGGACGCACCACGGCTATTTCCTGCCGTCGGAGGGGGCCAACAACGTGGCGTTGGCGCTGTTCAGCTTCCCCAGCCTCGCCGCCTACGAGCGCTATCGGCAGGACTCGTTTGCCGATGCCGAATGCCTGGCGGCATTCAAGTACGCCGAGGAAACGCGCTGCGTCATCAGTTACGAGCGCAGTTTCATGCGGCCTGTGCTGGGCTAG
- a CDS encoding FAD-binding oxidoreductase, translating to MNAINQPVKPAAERAPSYYSASLNFETDYPTLQGSVSVDVAIIGGGFTGVATAVELAERGLKVAVVETNKIGWGASGRNGGQVTGSLSGDEAMRKQMRNTLGDEVDDFIWHLRWRGHEIIKNRVAKYGIDCDLKHGHLHTAMKASHMDELKATYDEALRRGMGEDVTLLDAAGVRAQLGSDLYCGALKNTRNMHLHPLNLCIGEAKAAESLGALIFEHSEVLDIVHGPRPAVVTTGGRIEAKQVLLAGDVYHKLERRKLKGLIFPAMGGIVTTAPLGDLAKEINPQDLAVYDCRFVLDYYRLTADGRLLFGGGCNYSGRDSRDIAGELRPCIESTFPQLKGVQIDFQWSCAMGIVMNRIPQLGKLSSNVWYCQGYSGHGIATTHIMGEIMAKAITGDLEQYDTFAACKHIKVPLGDQLGNPMLAAGMWYYQMLEKLR from the coding sequence ATGAACGCGATCAACCAACCCGTCAAACCCGCCGCCGAGCGCGCGCCTTCCTACTACTCGGCCTCGCTCAATTTCGAGACCGACTACCCGACGCTGCAGGGAAGCGTGAGCGTCGATGTGGCCATCATCGGCGGCGGCTTCACCGGCGTCGCCACTGCGGTGGAGCTGGCCGAGCGCGGCCTCAAGGTGGCTGTGGTGGAGACCAACAAGATCGGCTGGGGCGCCAGCGGGCGCAACGGCGGCCAGGTCACCGGCAGCCTGTCCGGCGACGAGGCCATGCGCAAGCAGATGCGCAACACGCTGGGCGATGAAGTGGATGACTTCATCTGGCACCTGCGCTGGCGCGGCCACGAGATCATCAAGAACCGCGTGGCCAAATATGGCATCGACTGCGACCTCAAGCACGGCCATCTGCATACCGCGATGAAAGCCAGCCATATGGATGAGCTCAAGGCGACTTATGACGAGGCATTGCGCCGTGGCATGGGCGAGGATGTCACCCTGCTCGACGCGGCCGGTGTACGTGCCCAGCTAGGCAGCGATCTGTATTGCGGTGCGCTGAAAAACACCCGCAACATGCACCTGCATCCACTCAACCTGTGCATTGGTGAGGCCAAGGCCGCCGAGAGCCTGGGCGCGCTGATCTTCGAACATTCCGAGGTGCTGGATATCGTCCACGGCCCGCGTCCGGCAGTGGTCACCACGGGCGGGCGCATCGAGGCCAAGCAGGTGCTGCTGGCCGGTGACGTCTACCACAAGCTGGAACGGCGCAAGCTCAAGGGCCTGATCTTCCCGGCCATGGGCGGCATCGTCACCACCGCGCCGCTGGGCGACCTGGCGAAAGAGATCAACCCGCAGGACCTGGCGGTGTACGACTGCCGCTTCGTGCTCGACTACTACCGCCTGACCGCCGATGGCCGCCTGCTGTTCGGCGGTGGTTGCAACTACTCCGGGCGTGACTCGCGCGATATCGCCGGCGAGCTGCGTCCGTGCATCGAGAGCACCTTCCCGCAGCTCAAGGGCGTGCAGATCGACTTCCAGTGGAGCTGCGCCATGGGCATCGTGATGAACCGCATCCCGCAGCTGGGCAAGCTCTCATCCAACGTCTGGTACTGCCAGGGCTACTCCGGTCATGGCATCGCCACCACCCACATCATGGGCGAGATCATGGCCAAGGCCATCACTGGCGATCTGGAGCAGTACGACACCTTCGCCGCCTGCAAGCACATCAAGGTGCCGCTGGGCGACCAACTCGGCAACCCGATGCTGGCCGCCGGCATGTGGTACTACCAGATGCTCGAGAAGCTGCGCTGA
- a CDS encoding glutamine synthetase family protein — MTTFAPAQEAQDFLANNPDIELIELFILDANGVPRGKLLHREELLALYQSGRPLPSTMLGLSIQGEDVEDSGLVWEVGDIDCRAYPLPGSLVRLPWRQMPTAAVQVSMHPTEGLPATPADPRQLLIRVIEQLEAEGYYPVMACELEFYLLDQKRDAQGRPQPALDADGGRPRQTQVYGLRELEQIEPFLRDLYAACKAQGIPARTAISEYAPGQVEITLEHGPVLAAMDQAVRYKRLVKGVAHRHGMQACFMAKPFDHLAGTGMHMHVSLADAQGNNLFASEDPAGTPLLRHAVGGMLASLLDSLLLFCPNANSYRRFQANSYAPLAPTWGVDNRTVSLRVPGGPANTRHVEHRICGADANPYLAAAAILAGIHRGIADHLDPGAPVEGNGYAQAKTLLPTEWLASIQALERSDWARDAFGADFLKVFLAVKRAEYRQFMGEVGEQDWRWYLSNA; from the coding sequence ATGACGACTTTCGCCCCCGCGCAGGAAGCTCAGGACTTCCTGGCGAACAATCCCGATATCGAGCTGATCGAGCTGTTCATTCTCGACGCCAATGGCGTGCCGCGCGGCAAGCTGCTGCATCGCGAGGAGCTGCTGGCGCTGTACCAGAGCGGCCGGCCGCTGCCGAGCACCATGCTCGGCCTGTCCATCCAGGGCGAGGATGTCGAGGACTCCGGCCTGGTCTGGGAGGTCGGCGATATCGACTGCCGCGCCTATCCGCTGCCTGGCAGCCTGGTGCGCCTGCCCTGGCGGCAGATGCCCACCGCCGCCGTGCAGGTGTCGATGCACCCGACCGAAGGCCTGCCGGCCACGCCGGCCGATCCGCGCCAGCTGCTGATCCGGGTGATCGAGCAGCTCGAAGCCGAGGGCTATTACCCGGTGATGGCCTGCGAGCTGGAGTTCTACCTGCTCGACCAGAAGCGTGATGCCCAGGGCCGCCCGCAACCAGCGCTGGACGCCGACGGCGGCCGACCGCGGCAGACCCAGGTCTACGGCCTGCGCGAACTGGAGCAGATCGAACCCTTCCTGCGTGATCTCTACGCCGCCTGCAAGGCGCAGGGCATTCCGGCGCGCACGGCGATCTCCGAGTACGCCCCCGGCCAGGTGGAAATCACCCTGGAGCACGGCCCGGTACTGGCGGCGATGGATCAGGCGGTGCGCTATAAGCGCCTGGTCAAGGGGGTGGCGCATCGCCACGGGATGCAGGCCTGCTTCATGGCCAAACCGTTCGACCACCTGGCCGGCACCGGCATGCACATGCACGTCAGCTTGGCCGATGCGCAGGGCAACAACCTCTTTGCCAGCGAAGATCCTGCCGGTACGCCGCTGCTGCGTCACGCCGTTGGCGGCATGCTCGCCAGCCTGCTCGACTCGCTGCTGCTGTTCTGCCCCAACGCCAACTCCTACCGACGTTTCCAGGCCAACAGTTACGCGCCGCTGGCGCCGACCTGGGGCGTGGACAACCGCACTGTGAGCCTGCGCGTGCCCGGTGGCCCGGCAAATACCCGGCATGTCGAGCACCGTATCTGCGGCGCCGATGCCAACCCTTATCTGGCGGCGGCGGCGATTCTCGCCGGGATTCACCGGGGCATTGCTGATCACCTCGACCCCGGCGCGCCGGTGGAAGGCAACGGCTATGCCCAAGCCAAGACCCTGCTGCCGACCGAGTGGCTGGCCTCGATTCAGGCGCTGGAGCGCTCCGACTGGGCGCGCGACGCCTTTGGCGCGGACTTTCTCAAGGTCTTTCTCGCGGTCAAGCGTGCCGAGTATCGCCAGTTCATGGGCGAAGTCGGTGAGCAGGATTGGCGTTGGTACCTGAGCAACGCCTGA
- a CDS encoding type I restriction-modification system subunit M, with the protein MFEQAFKNIDDILHKDAGASSELDYTEQTSWLLFLKYLDALEQDKATEAALEGKFYLHILEPQYRWERWAAPKKADGSFDHDNALTGDDLKAFVNHKLFPYLQGFKEKAESPDTIQYKIGEIFGEIRNKIQSGYNLREVLEIVDGLRFRSQTEKHELSHLYEAKIKNMGNAGRNGGEYYTPRPLIRAMIQVVQPQIGQRIYDGAVGSAGFLCEAFDYLSSQPGLSTRQQQTLQKHTFYGKEKKSLAYVIAIMNMILHGIEAPNIIHTNTLTENLADIQDKDRYDIVLANPPFGGKERKEVQQNFPIKTGETAFLFLQHFIKMLKAGGQAAIVIKNTFLSNSDNASVSLRKLLLESCNLHTVLDCPSGTFQGAGVKTVVLFFTKGAPTRQVWYYQLDPGRNLGKTNPLNDTDMADFIELHKTFAESPKSWSLDVAGLDSASYDLSVKNPTGDEDIAHRSPQAIMDEIAALDMESAAVLANIRALL; encoded by the coding sequence ATGTTCGAACAAGCCTTCAAGAATATCGACGACATCCTGCACAAGGATGCTGGTGCCAGCAGCGAGCTGGATTACACCGAGCAAACCTCATGGCTGCTGTTTCTCAAGTACCTCGATGCCCTGGAGCAGGACAAGGCCACCGAGGCCGCGCTGGAAGGCAAGTTCTACCTGCATATTCTCGAGCCGCAATACCGCTGGGAACGTTGGGCCGCACCGAAGAAAGCCGATGGCAGCTTCGACCATGACAACGCCCTGACCGGCGATGACCTCAAGGCCTTCGTCAACCACAAGCTGTTTCCCTATCTGCAAGGCTTCAAAGAAAAGGCCGAAAGCCCGGACACCATCCAGTACAAGATCGGCGAGATCTTTGGCGAAATCCGCAACAAGATCCAGAGCGGTTACAACCTGCGCGAAGTGCTGGAAATCGTCGACGGCTTGCGCTTTCGCTCGCAAACCGAGAAGCACGAGCTGTCCCACCTCTACGAAGCCAAGATCAAGAACATGGGCAACGCCGGTCGCAACGGCGGTGAGTACTACACCCCGCGCCCGCTGATTCGCGCCATGATCCAGGTGGTGCAGCCGCAAATTGGCCAGCGCATCTATGACGGCGCCGTCGGTTCAGCCGGCTTCTTGTGTGAAGCCTTCGACTACCTCAGCAGCCAACCCGGCCTGAGTACCCGCCAGCAGCAAACCCTGCAAAAGCACACCTTCTACGGCAAGGAGAAAAAGAGCCTGGCCTATGTGATCGCCATCATGAATATGATTCTGCATGGCATCGAAGCGCCCAATATCATCCACACCAATACCCTGACCGAAAACCTGGCGGATATTCAGGACAAGGACCGTTACGACATCGTGCTGGCCAACCCGCCCTTTGGCGGCAAGGAACGCAAAGAGGTGCAGCAGAACTTCCCGATCAAAACCGGGGAAACCGCGTTTCTATTCCTCCAGCACTTTATCAAGATGCTCAAGGCCGGCGGCCAGGCCGCCATCGTGATCAAGAACACCTTTCTCAGTAACAGCGACAACGCCTCGGTCAGCCTGCGCAAACTGCTGCTGGAAAGCTGCAACCTGCATACCGTGCTCGACTGCCCTAGCGGCACCTTTCAGGGGGCCGGAGTTAAAACCGTGGTGCTGTTCTTTACCAAGGGCGCACCGACGCGACAGGTCTGGTATTACCAGCTCGACCCTGGCCGTAATCTGGGCAAAACCAATCCGCTTAATGATACGGATATGGCCGATTTTATTGAGCTGCACAAGACCTTTGCGGAATCGCCGAAAAGCTGGAGTCTGGATGTGGCTGGCCTTGATTCGGCTAGTTATGACCTGTCGGTGAAAAATCCGACTGGGGATGAGGATATAGCGCATCGCAGCCCGCAGGCGATCATGGATGAGATTGCAGCGCTGGATATGGAAAGCGCTGCGGTGTTGGCGAATATTAGGGCATTGCTATGA
- a CDS encoding restriction endonuclease subunit S — protein sequence MTAETVSLSELFQIGSSKRVLKSQWQAHGVPFYRGREVTRLAIDGFVDNELFISEDHYVELENQYGVPRAGDIVITAIGTIGNAYIVQDQDRFYFKDASVLWMKKTKNVSSEFVNLWLKSPEFFDQLDRGNGATVDTLTIQKLQGVQIRIPSITEQHRIVALLDEAFDGIATAKANAENNLQNARALFESVLDSVRGNNAPLGNYVTIKTGKLDANAAVKNGAYPFFTCAKEIYAIDKYAFDCEAILLAGNNAVGDFNVKHYKGKFNAYQRTYVITTLDENRLSYRFLYFQMLKSLRQFKEQSVGAGTKFLKLGMIKELEISLPPIAEQVETALMLDSLLEETQRLELIYQQKLAALDELKQSLLHQAFSGNL from the coding sequence ATGACGGCCGAGACTGTATCGCTTAGCGAACTATTCCAGATCGGATCAAGCAAGCGTGTACTGAAGTCACAATGGCAAGCACATGGCGTGCCGTTCTACCGAGGGAGAGAGGTTACGCGACTAGCTATAGACGGCTTCGTCGACAACGAATTGTTTATTTCCGAAGATCACTACGTAGAACTCGAAAATCAGTACGGAGTACCGAGGGCGGGCGACATTGTAATCACTGCGATTGGAACTATTGGCAACGCTTACATTGTTCAAGACCAAGATAGATTCTATTTCAAGGACGCCAGCGTCCTTTGGATGAAGAAGACCAAAAATGTCAGCAGCGAATTCGTCAATCTATGGCTGAAATCACCCGAATTCTTCGATCAGCTGGATCGTGGAAATGGAGCAACCGTAGACACGCTGACGATTCAAAAACTCCAGGGCGTCCAGATACGGATACCCTCCATCACCGAACAACACCGTATCGTCGCCCTCCTCGACGAAGCCTTTGACGGTATCGCCACCGCCAAAGCCAACGCCGAAAACAACCTCCAGAATGCGCGGGCCTTGTTTGAAAGCGTTCTCGATTCAGTACGTGGCAATAACGCACCGCTTGGAAATTACGTCACCATCAAAACAGGCAAACTCGACGCCAATGCTGCGGTTAAAAATGGTGCATACCCTTTCTTTACTTGCGCGAAAGAAATCTACGCAATTGACAAATACGCATTCGATTGCGAAGCAATTCTGCTAGCAGGCAACAACGCTGTCGGTGACTTTAACGTCAAACATTACAAGGGCAAGTTCAACGCCTACCAACGAACTTATGTGATCACGACGCTTGATGAAAACCGACTGTCATACCGCTTCCTGTACTTTCAAATGCTTAAGAGCTTGAGGCAGTTCAAAGAGCAGTCAGTCGGTGCTGGTACGAAGTTTCTCAAGCTCGGCATGATCAAAGAACTGGAAATCTCATTACCGCCAATTGCCGAACAAGTCGAAACAGCCTTGATGTTGGACTCGTTGCTCGAAGAAACCCAACGCCTCGAACTCATCTACCAACAAAAACTCGCCGCCCTCGACGAGCTAAAGCAATCTCTGCTGCACCAGGCCTTTAGTGGCAATCTTTAG
- a CDS encoding Fic family protein, whose amino-acid sequence MISDKNYLLPALPGELPADILEKASLLPAKAAFLDGRLAPATRARLAALLEVTNTYYSNLIEGQYSAPADMQRAQAAPKRERKQLADLAMQQLGVQTGFERLMRRWDEDIAWQTMFSPWLVHQAHKALFKYAPPEQLKLHNSERYLVPGKLRSEPDEQVEVGNHLAPDAQVVKPMLELLQQFMGSYSDPRTRLIAALAYHHRLAWVHPFMDGNGRLVRLITHLQLVYLDLRPSLWSLSRGLARRQTEYYAAMANADRPREGDLDGRGQLSLKHYLGFIRFMLDVCLDQIDYMTEAVDPANMRVRIERLFKHHERISAAKIRPGSAAAVHALLSMGTMPRATVKTFLGLSERLAIEELKRLIELGIVLSPTPKSRDVEPGLPVWFAQEIFPDLHRRFI is encoded by the coding sequence ATGATAAGCGACAAGAACTATTTGCTCCCGGCGCTCCCCGGCGAGCTGCCAGCGGATATTCTGGAAAAAGCCTCGCTACTGCCAGCCAAGGCCGCGTTTCTCGATGGCCGTTTGGCACCGGCCACCCGCGCCCGGCTGGCCGCGCTGCTGGAGGTGACCAATACCTATTACTCCAACCTGATCGAAGGGCAGTATTCGGCACCGGCCGATATGCAGCGAGCCCAGGCTGCCCCCAAACGCGAGCGCAAACAATTGGCCGATCTGGCCATGCAGCAGCTCGGCGTGCAAACCGGCTTTGAACGCCTTATGCGCCGCTGGGATGAGGATATTGCCTGGCAGACGATGTTTTCCCCCTGGCTTGTTCACCAGGCCCACAAAGCCCTGTTCAAATATGCCCCACCGGAACAGCTAAAGCTGCATAACAGCGAGCGTTATCTGGTACCGGGCAAATTACGCAGCGAGCCTGATGAGCAGGTCGAGGTAGGCAACCACCTGGCACCAGACGCCCAAGTGGTGAAACCCATGCTGGAGTTGCTGCAGCAGTTTATGGGCAGTTATAGCGACCCGCGCACCCGGTTGATTGCCGCCCTGGCTTACCACCATCGCCTGGCCTGGGTTCACCCCTTTATGGATGGCAATGGCCGGCTGGTTCGGCTGATTACCCATCTGCAGCTGGTGTACCTGGATCTGCGACCCAGCCTATGGTCGCTATCTCGGGGCCTGGCGCGTCGGCAAACCGAGTATTACGCGGCGATGGCCAATGCCGACCGGCCGCGCGAAGGCGATCTGGACGGTCGCGGCCAGCTCTCGCTCAAGCATTACCTGGGTTTTATCCGCTTTATGCTGGATGTGTGCCTCGACCAGATCGACTATATGACCGAGGCAGTTGACCCGGCCAATATGCGCGTACGCATCGAGCGGCTGTTCAAACACCATGAGCGCATCAGTGCCGCAAAAATTCGCCCCGGCTCGGCGGCGGCGGTGCATGCGCTGCTGAGCATGGGCACAATGCCGCGCGCGACCGTCAAGACCTTTCTCGGCCTGAGCGAGCGCCTGGCCATCGAAGAACTCAAGCGCCTGATCGAGTTGGGCATTGTGCTCAGCCCCACGCCGAAATCACGGGACGTAGAGCCCGGCCTGCCGGTGTGGTTTGCCCAGGAGATTTTCCCCGATCTGCATCGGCGGTTTATCTAA